A genomic segment from Necator americanus strain Aroian chromosome III, whole genome shotgun sequence encodes:
- a CDS encoding hypothetical protein (NECATOR_CHRIII.G10235.T1) — protein MPQYTFEMAMTCDGCANAARRVLGKLGEDKVTIEKIDVGTKQVVVTTDLPASDILEALKKTGKEIKQL, from the exons ATGCCACAG TACACATTTGAAATGGCAATGACTTGCGACGGATGTGCTAATGCTGCTCGTCGAGTCTTAGGAAAACTCGGAGAGGACAAAGTGACAATAGAAAAGATCGATGTAGGTACGAAACAAGTGGTAGTTACCACTGATCTGCCCGCCAGTGACATACTGGAGGCGCTGAAGAAGACTGGAAAGGAAATTAAGCAATTataa
- a CDS encoding hypothetical protein (NECATOR_CHRIII.G10236.T1) has translation MADDLSTASLPQYSVPGPQIVGGTKYQQLLAVLEELGKDIRPTYTGNKICAERLKRSIAHSRILVRECLIEAEKDRQKAAADAAVKNQ, from the exons ATGGCCGACGATCTCTCCACCGCCTCGCTACCACAGTACTCAGTTCCAGGACCCCAG ATCGTTGGTGGCACAAAATATCAACAATTGTTGGCCGTTCTTGAAGAGCTCGGCAAGGACATCCGACCGACATATACTGGGAATAAGATCTGCGCTGAACGCTTGAAAAGGTCTATAGCTCATTCGAGAATACTGGTCCG AGAGTGTCTGATCGAAGCTGAGAAGGATCGACAGAAAGCCGCTGCTGATGCAGCTGTAAAAAACCAGTAa
- a CDS encoding hypothetical protein (NECATOR_CHRIII.G10237.T1) codes for MLFSLKLNQRPAFARSTNSNILVSTYQLEEPDSRKGSIYLLSNTLDIIHHIDAPAGVFRFDFLKPNVVIAAVTNGSLFTTTFDDSPSTASIHVSDEMLLDVSSPSLTSYVSCTDKAGYAHMIDVDTETVISTWKAHSLPYTDTGCEVWTCSLNDTLLCTGGEDAVLKVWDIRSQTMVQRLNEFNAGVTFSNWKKDNVIQISHTTIIYVSHSKVSFLCAKNSCPQVIITGSYDQHIRLFDMRKSKESLKAIETSGGVWHIEDYQNARKQYRVAACMYGGWTLLDENFDIIKADDKAGQELLYGVTMANENLLIYTTFNDYKVTAVTV; via the exons ATGTTATTCTCTCTAAAATTGAACCAACGACCTGCATTTGCTCGTTCGACTAATTCTAACATACTCGTGTCTACATATCAATTAGAAGAACCTGATTCTCGGAAGGGTTCTATCTATCTATTGTCAAATACCCTTGATATTATTCATCACATCGATGCTCCGGCTGGCGTGTTTCGATTCGATTTCCTGAAGCCGAACGTCGTCATTGCCGCAGTGACCAACGGTTCCCTGTTTACAACTACTTTTGATG ACTCACCCTCAACAGCTTCGATTCATGTTTCCGACGAAATGCTCCTTGACGTCTCATCCCCTTCCCTCACAAGTTATGTGTCATGCACTGATAAAGCAGGTTACGCTCATATGATCGATGTTGATACAGAAACGGTAATCAGCACTTGGAAAGCACACTCTCTACCTTACACAGATACAGGATGTGAG GTCTGGACATGTAGCTTGAATGACACTTTATTGTGCACCGGAGGTGAAGATGCCGTTCTCAAAGTGTGGGATATTCGGAGTCAAACTATGGTGCAACGTCTGAATGAATTCAATGCTGGTGTTACTTTCAGTAACTGGAAAAAAGATAAT GTGATCCAAATTTCCCACACTACTATAATCTACGTCTCACATTCTAAAGTTTCGTTTCTGTGTGCCAAGAATTCATGTCCTCAGGTAATCATAACTGGCAGCTACGACCAACATATCCGTTTATTTGATATGCGAAAGAGTAAGGAATCGCTGAAAGCAATAGAG ACTTCCGGGGGTGTCTGGCACATAGAAGACTATCAAAATGCAAGGAAACAGTATCGCGTTGCCGCTTGCATGTATGGAGGATGGACACTTCTTGACGAAAACTTCGACATTATCAAAGCAGACGATAAGGCTGGACAAGAACTGTTGTACGGAGTGACAATGGCCAATGAGAACTTGCTTATTTACACAACATTTAATGATTACAAAGTTACGGCTGTTACGGTTTAA
- a CDS encoding hypothetical protein (NECATOR_CHRIII.G10237.T2): MLFSLKLNQRPAFARSTNSNILVSTYQLEEPDSRKGSIYLLSNTLDIIHHIDAPAGVFRFDFLKPNVVIAAVTNGSLFTTTFDDSPSTASIHVSDEMLLDVSSPSLTSYVSCTDKADTGCEVWTCSLNDTLLCTGGEDAVLKVWDIRSQTMVQRLNEFNAGVTFSNWKKDNVIITGSYDQHIRLFDMRKSKESLKAIETSGGVWHIEDYQNARKQYRVAACMYGGWTLLDENFDIIKADDKAGQELLYGVTMANENLLIYTTFNDYKVTAVTV, translated from the exons ATGTTATTCTCTCTAAAATTGAACCAACGACCTGCATTTGCTCGTTCGACTAATTCTAACATACTCGTGTCTACATATCAATTAGAAGAACCTGATTCTCGGAAGGGTTCTATCTATCTATTGTCAAATACCCTTGATATTATTCATCACATCGATGCTCCGGCTGGCGTGTTTCGATTCGATTTCCTGAAGCCGAACGTCGTCATTGCCGCAGTGACCAACGGTTCCCTGTTTACAACTACTTTTGATG ACTCACCCTCAACAGCTTCGATTCATGTTTCCGACGAAATGCTCCTTGACGTCTCATCCCCTTCCCTCACAAGTTATGTGTCATGCACTGATAAAGCAG ATACAGGATGTGAG GTCTGGACATGTAGCTTGAATGACACTTTATTGTGCACCGGAGGTGAAGATGCCGTTCTCAAAGTGTGGGATATTCGGAGTCAAACTATGGTGCAACGTCTGAATGAATTCAATGCTGGTGTTACTTTCAGTAACTGGAAAAAAGATAAT GTAATCATAACTGGCAGCTACGACCAACATATCCGTTTATTTGATATGCGAAAGAGTAAGGAATCGCTGAAAGCAATAGAG ACTTCCGGGGGTGTCTGGCACATAGAAGACTATCAAAATGCAAGGAAACAGTATCGCGTTGCCGCTTGCATGTATGGAGGATGGACACTTCTTGACGAAAACTTCGACATTATCAAAGCAGACGATAAGGCTGGACAAGAACTGTTGTACGGAGTGACAATGGCCAATGAGAACTTGCTTATTTACACAACATTTAATGATTACAAAGTTACGGCTGTTACGGTTTAA
- a CDS encoding hypothetical protein (NECATOR_CHRIII.G10238.T1) produces the protein MYIDSPILRYERKSNSEVSVVNVWADLQVSSSKYNLRSYLRGKMPLEVAALLDRDVAIYLTGEVITVKVTLRNLAPKGRESLAWGSVQLTCERTLGAQVAFRDRPTTAISRSASTVYSSKPNVLFCDVELSHGESRQFTCGIPLPMHDLPPSFRGHLVRYLNRITVAVQHVRAPIKLMHIPVRIIPSVGVDENPKTERNPFSIGSMVPATISQTVIAAVDEITAPKRAYMFSMTNAHGKVATMTLFKKTFRLGEDVLGTLSFEDSDVPCVQYSVHLETVEQLAEDVVGEHGEVKSEGMMNVAVHSNDYVVCAFASDSSFRLSIPMHASPTFHTETVHLKWRLRFEFVTSEPLINVVYGEVCKAPIDVPIETLAWKVDIYVLPCSPQNAALTDSSHVGSASMVL, from the exons ATGTACATCGACTCTCCTATCCTACGTTACGAGAGAAAAAGTAATAGTGAAGTGAGCGTGGTGAATGTCTgggcag ATCTTCAGGTTTCGAGTTCAAAATACAATCTACGCTCTTACCTTCGTGGTAAGATGCCTCTTGAAGTTGCTGCATTACTAGATCGTGATGTAGCAATATACCTCACAGGAGAAGTCATAACAGTCAAG GTAACGCTAAGGAACCTCGCTCCAAAAGGCCGAGAATCTCTCGCTTGGGGCAGTGTTCAACTTACGTGCG AACGAACTCTCGGAGCTCAAGTAGCCTTTCGTGATCGACCGACCACAGCAATTTCGCGAAGTGCTTCTACCGTGTATTCTTCAAAGCCAAATGTGCTCTTCTGTGATGTTGAGCTGAGTCATGGCGAGTCTCGGCAGTTTACGTGCGGG ATTCCGCTCCCTATGCACGACTTACCGCCTTCATTCCGTGGCCACTTGGTTAGATATTTGAACCGAATTACTGTAGCTGTGCAACATGTTCGAGCGCCGATTAAACTTATGCATATACCAGTGAG GATCATTCCGTCGGTTGGTGTGGACGAAAATCCAAAGACAGAACGGAATCCATTTTCAATAGGAAGCATGGTTCCAGCAACCATATCGCAG ACTGTGATCGCCGCTGTTGATGAGATAACGGCTCCGAAACGTGCTTACATGTTCAGTATGACCAATGCACATGGGAAAGTTGCAACGATGACATTGTTTAAGAAGACGTTTCGGTTAGGCGAAGACGTCCTGGGAACTCTCAGTTTTGAAG ATTCTGACGTTCCTTGCGTTCAATATTCTGTTCATTTGGAAACCGTAGAACAGCTTGCCGAGGATGTTGTTGGAGAGCACGGAGAGGTGAAATCGGAGGGAATG ATGAACGTCGCTGTCCATTCAAACGATTACGTGGTATGCGCGTTTGCCTCAGATAGTTCATTCCGACTATCCATACCAATGCATGCTTCACCTACTTTTCACACAGAAACAG TGCACTTGAAATGGCGGTTACGATTTGAATTCGTCACATCCGAGCCTCTGATCAATGTAGTTTACGGCGAAGTGTGCAAAGCTCCCATAG atgTCCCTATCGAGACCTTGGCATGGAAAGTAGACATCTATGTACTGCCATGCAGTCCACAAAATGCAGCACTTACGGACTCTTCACACGTAGGAAGCGCTTCTATGGTGTTATAA